The Pyrenophora tritici-repentis strain M4 chromosome 9, whole genome shotgun sequence sequence CAGAAGACGTACCTGAGAACTGTTAGTAAGGAAAACTCAACCCCCTTGCTATACTTACATGAGCAGGTACTTCTTCATCCAGCTGTCTAGACTAAAGTAAATCGCTACAATTACCAGCGTAATAGGCTGTAGTGGCGCAAAGCAAAGCGCGACAGTAGAGTAAAATAAAAAGTAGTTGTAGTAACTTGCGTAATCGAATGGTGGTGGCGCAGTACGAGCGATTAATTCCCTAGGCGTAGGGTTCAAGAACTTGCGAGAGAAACTGCCCCAAGCAAGATTAACGGCCTGAGCAAGGTCGATGGCGGCACCCAAATTACGTTGTACGAGCCAGGTGACCCAGAAAGGCGAGACTTCGCAGAGTGTCCGCATGGTAGTGTCGAAGAATGTGATATCTTTGAGAATCGTCAAGAAAGGTACGTGTTGTTCGGCTGCGAGTTTGACAATCATGACGACCATGCCAAACACGGCACTGAAGAGCGAGAAGACGAACAAGTTGTTGAAGACAAAAAAAGCGTACAACTGCGCAGTTACATGGCGTTCTCGCGaggtcttggtctggtcgCCGGCTTTCATGGACAAACGGCGGAAGATGATGGGAAGGAAGTAGTAGAACAGCGAAGTAAGAGCCGGTGCTGCAAGACCTTGTACTACGGCCCAGAAGTCGGGGTGTCTGCCCAATTCGACCTGGAAGTAGGGCCACATAAAGCCGAGGTTGGAAAGTTTGGACAGAAAGACGGCAATGAGGGCGTTGGGAATAAAGTATAGAAGCGTGAGCAGAGTAATCCAGAAGTTGTTGACCATCCTCCTCCAGCGCCTCCTCTTGGGGTCAAGGGTAAGATTCTTCCAGATAATGTCCTTTGGCTTGGGTGCGAGTCGGACGGTGGTGCCTTTGACGTGCTTGTTGCGAGCTGCATATGCAACCATGTGCGCCGATTCAATCGACTCGTAACTGGCGAATCCGTAGCATAGAGCATCGCGCTTGTCGATAGTCTCGCGGATCTCTTTGATCTTGGTCTCCAAACGCTGGATGCGGGCTGTCAAGTAATCGATGGCATCCACCTTTTGCGTCCGATCTGTATACTCCGGGTCCTTCTTGGATGGTGTGCACAGAGGTCGCTCCGCCGGTAGTTTATTAGGGTTCTTCAGGTACTTTGCAAGGACCTGCTCCAGCGCAATAACCGCCTCTTCGTGTTCCTCGATGAGATCAGGGATATCCTTGACGTTTCTTCCGATAGACGCACGCGGTACTTCGGGCGTGGTCTTCAAGCTGTCGGTGATTTCCACAATGCCCTGGTCGCTACGATTGCTGCGTCCGACATCGGTAATCATCAGCGTCCTGGCATGGAGACTGTTCTGGTACTCGGGGCTATCGAGGTACTGTCGTCTCAGCCGGTGTACAGCCCGATATGTCCACCACAAAAAGGCACAAACAATTACATCTATAATGTATGCCAAGATGACGAATGCCCAGAAGACGCGACCAAACAAATCTCTGGGAGTCATCAAAAAGATGATGTTGCCACGGAGATTTGTGTCAAACTTCTTTTGGAACTCGACTGAGTTGGCAATGTTGACGGGGATAATGATGCCACATCCAACAACTGCCAGGACTATAAACATGTTCCTGCACATGCGTGCAAAGCGCAGGAATATAGTGGCGTCCAGGCCAATCTTCTCCACATACTCGGGCTCGTTTGTCTTGAAGACGGGCCGGTACCAGGCGAAGAGGCTCTTATCTAGGGGCGGCGGTCGGTGCTTTTCATCAGAGTGGCGCAAACGTGGGGCGTATACGATGGTATTGAATGGACGTAGGAGGATGAAACCGATAAAGATGGCAGCAGTCATGCCAAACGAGGTGCCTACAGCGATGAGGACCGAGTCTTGTGAAACCTAAAGCTGTCAGTCGATATATGGTGTGAGCTGTGAATTTGGGTGACGTACCCTTGCTCCCAGGGGATTGTTCAGCATCAACTGCTCAAACTTTTGCTCTATGCTCAGGTCCCGCCGGAGCAACATGTCTGCATGTGAAGCCATAGCGAGTGTGTATGCAGTGCAGCGAACGGGTGTAACGAGAGAAGAAGTAGGGAAGAGGTGGGAAATCCGCACCACGTGTTAAAAGAAGGATGTGCGAGCGAATAAATGCTCAGCGCATGTCTATTGCAGATGATCTACTGTGGTCCACTTGACGGCTTCGTATTGCGCGCGGGGTGTAACAAGGGGGTGCGCAGTAAGCAGACTACACGACAAAGAGAGGGCGGTAAAGAAAAAGGCTTGAACACAAAGGGAGTGTACAAAAGGGAAACGCTAAGGTGCAAAGAGATACCGACAAGCTTGCGTCGCGTCGAGATGCAAACGCCTATTAGGGACAAAAACGGACCAGGATCCCAGTCGCGAGATGACGCTGCGTCGCCAGCCAGGCACGCCCGCCGATTCGCTGAATGGCGACATCGTGCGCCGTTTAAACGCCGGCGGCAAGGGTACGCGGCAACGTGCATTTTTATTTTTGGCTTCGAGGACAGGCCTGGACGCTTGAGCAACACACTTGGGGAGCTCTTAGGGGGGGGCGATCGCCCGTAGCAGCACTGCTAGCTTTTGCGGAGAGAAAAATCATTGCCGCAGCCGTGCCGGTAAATGCTGCTGCTATTGTTGCACCGCCACTCTCTGCAAACCCCTCGCTACTTAGCCAAGTACAGTACACGCCTGTCTTATCGCAAACTTGAGGCGCATGAATCCAGCGCCATGGTGGCTGTTGAGATAGGGCTACTGTTTCAAGATGACCCGTTGCCGTCCACAAGATTCGGCCACGTTCATGCTTGAGGGTTCGTACGTCGCCCTACTTTGATTGGATACGGTGGTGCCGATACCCTGGTATGCATCAACGTGAGGAGATCAAGTGGGACCTGCAACCGCGACTTCGCCCACGTAGGAAAAACAGCGATAGCAAATCTATCCATTTCATCTCCGGGCACTGGCGATGATGGTTGTGCAAACTTGGACTCGTCATTTGTGCATATTGCATTGTGTTTTGTTGAGTTAAAAACCAAGGTCGAGATTCAATTGAGCCGGGGCTTCATCCGACACGTGACTATGTGATGATGCATGGTATTGTGCATTCTAAGACTGACGCAACCCTTTTATCTATCTTCTACGAGGCATACTGAGTCGCTGTCCCTAATATGATCCCTTGACTCATGTGTACTGGCGGTGATTCAGACGCCGTAGACCAACCACATTTTACACTATTCGTAGAACCCGTACTCCCCACAGAACTTGTCCTGTCCGAACTATCTGTGTGGCCTGTATCATCACTAAGCGTCAAAACATCCCAATCATCAAATACTTCTTCAGCCCTCACATCCACCCAAATATACTGTCCAGTGGGTAAGCGGTCCTAAGCACTACCCGCTGCCTTGACAAGGTCATGTACCTTGCGGGCGAGATCATCAGCCTCGGCTCTAGTCTCAGCCTCAGCGTAAACGCGCACGGCGTCTTCTGTTCCGCTAGCACGAGCAAAAGAGCGACCTTGGCGGACCTTCTGGACCTCCTTGTCGATCAGTGCTTGAAGACCGTCTGGGGATGTGAGTTTACGCTCAGCGTCTGTCGTCTTGAAGATCTTGCGATCATTCACCACAACCTTGAGCAGACGGTTGGGTAGGTCGCTGTAGGTCGAAAGCCACTCTTGCGGACCCCAGTGCTTGTGTGCAAGGACGACTTCCACAAGCAAAAAGTCGGAAAGAGCATCACCGACTGACTGGTTGATGAGGTTGATACACGCACGGAGCACATCGAGAGCCTCCTTTTCACCAGGGTTGCGGGGCTCGTGCTTCTCGATAGTGTCGAGTGTGTCATGTGAGAAAATGACAGTACCATGGCCATTGGCTTCAAAGTAGACACCAATATCGAGCTTCTCGGCGGCGTGGTGCAAGTACTTGACTCCGGTAGGTGTGCAGTCGACCTTGAGCTTCAAGTTTTCTTCCACGTATTTCGTGGCGGCACCGTTGGCATAGGCGGTTTGAACGACTCCAATCTTGAGCTGGTCTGCAAGTCCACTCTGACGCACAGTGTCTCCAAGGAAGGATGCTACAAGGGTCGCGATGCGGTCACCATCAAGTAGGCGGAAGACGTTCTTGTCGTCCTTGAAGTAGTACACTACACGATCAGCATCGCCGTCGAGCGAGCAGCATCGATCGCCAGGGCCGGCCTTGGATGATGGGGGTGCTCGCTGGTTGGTCTTGACATAGTCTGCGCCGCACTGTTATATGAATTAGCTTCAGTCTAACTTTATATGGTACACTACTCACGTCAACGTTCAGACTCTCGGGCTTGATGACGTTGTCGTTGATGACATTAATCTCAAGGCCACCCTCAGCCTTGGATGGAAGGTATTTGATCAACTCGTTCAACTTGGGTCCACCAACACCATTGGCGCAGTCAACGGTCAAACTGCCAGAAGGCTTCTTTCCACGGAGCGCCGTCTTGAAAGCTGCACCAAACTTCTCGTAGTAACCCTTCTCCGTAGGTGTACCATAGGCATCCTTTGTACCTTCCGTATTAAGACAACGGGTCATGTAGTGGAGTTGTGGTGTGGTCAAGAAACCGTAGTCCTTGATTTCAGCTCCAGCAGCTTTGAGGCCATCGAGGAGACATCCGAGCAGCCTTGACCCGGACGCCCTGGTATCACGAGCTACAACGACGCGGGCAGGTGTTTCGAGATCGA is a genomic window containing:
- a CDS encoding Phosphomannomutase ({ManB}, Phosphomannomutase), translated to MSDPIADAARKHPAPEGLVYTYGTAGFRTKADVLDSVLIRVGLIAALRSKTLKGKWIGVMITASHNPPEDNGVKLVEPMGNMLQEEWEVISTEMANKTTPEDVSKFYHDIANQNKIDLETPARVVVARDTRASGSRLLGCLLDGLKAAGAEIKDYGFLTTPQLHYMTRCLNTEGTKDAYGTPTEKGYYEKFGAAFKTALRGKKPSGSLTVDCANGVGGPKLNELIKYLPSKAEGGLEINVINDNVIKPESLNVDCGADYVKTNQRAPPSSKAGPGDRCCSLDGDADRVVYYFKDDKNVFRLLDGDRIATLVASFLGDTVRQSGLADQLKIGVVQTAYANGAATKYVEENLKLKVDCTPTGVKYLHHAAEKLDIGVYFEANGHGTVIFSHDTLDTIEKHEPRNPGEKEALDVLRACINLINQSVGDALSDFLLVEVVLAHKHWGPQEWLSTYSDLPNRLLKVVVNDRKIFKTTDAERKLTSPDGLQALIDKEVQKVRQGRSFARASGTEDAVRVYAEAETRAEADDLARKVHDLVKAAGSA
- a CDS encoding integral membrane protein produces the protein MASHADMLLRRDLSIEQKFEQLMLNNPLGARVSQDSVLIAVGTSFGMTAAIFIGFILLRPFNTIVYAPRLRHSDEKHRPPPLDKSLFAWYRPVFKTNEPEYVEKIGLDATIFLRFARMCRNMFIVLAVVGCGIIIPVNIANSVEFQKKFDTNLRGNIIFLMTPRDLFGRVFWAFVILAYIIDVIVCAFLWWTYRAVHRLRRQYLDSPEYQNSLHARTLMITDVGRSNRSDQGIVEITDSLKTTPEVPRASIGRNVKDIPDLIEEHEEAVIALEQVLAKYLKNPNKLPAERPLCTPSKKDPEYTDRTQKVDAIDYLTARIQRLETKIKEIRETIDKRDALCYGFASYESIESAHMVAYAARNKHVKGTTVRLAPKPKDIIWKNLTLDPKRRRWRRMVNNFWITLLTLLYFIPNALIAVFLSKLSNLGFMWPYFQVELGRHPDFWAVVQGLAAPALTSLFYYFLPIIFRRLSMKAGDQTKTSRERHVTAQLYAFFVFNNLFVFSLFSAVFGMVVMIVKLAAEQHVPFLTILKDITFFDTTMRTLCEVSPFWVTWLVQRNLGAAIDLAQAVNLAWGSFSRKFLNPTPRELIARTAPPPFDYASYYNYFLFYSTVALCFAPLQPITLVIVAIYFSLDSWMKKYLLMYVFCTKNESGGAFWRVLFNRMLVGTFLSNCIIALLVVARGYADKWTMLAAMAPLPLGLLAFKFYCKNKFDSSLKYYTQGDRSKGTEAPTPIDKESRRRDRVAVRFGHPALYQKLTVPMVHEKSKHLLAEIYRGRLDGDIGDTAAFSDVYTMKRMSKENPGKTAASPSGPFEFVSESNMDFENFKNRPEFSDEHGGEGSIYGARSSIYCPDTPSSQWGAAGDRGRSTSRDSERTTMTSGAEENTGVLYPQGYHQTPSQLREYSPSPAPSLGRTHTNESPYEVSDQRRLVSGAAPMGGAPQLQYTPYSPSRDGEQDYFRR